The DNA region TAGTGACTAATTCCTTCTTTATAGGTTATATACCAGATATAAGATTAATAACCATCTTTTTACAAGCAACACTTGGGCCAATGTTAGGAATCTTGACCAGGGAAACATAAAGTATGTTCACATTAAATTTAAGGCATTTGATGTGGACCCTTTCTATGGTAGCATAAAGTTTTTCTCTGATCTTTAAATCTGGCCAAATTTTTGTCGAGTTGGATGACTATGAAATCACCATCTGGGGTCGACCTTTGGATCTTCATTCTAGCTTTGACATGGATGGATCCATTGTGTCCTCTTCTAGGCGTTGTGGTATTTCATCTTCAGTTGGACGGTGAAGGAGGAAATATTAAGGGATGCGAGAAGGATCTTTCTAGGATGTAGTTGTAAACACTCTTACATGGGACCACCAAGAACCACATGTTTAACATCCTCACACACCTTCCTTCTTTGAGGATAATCACAAGCTCTATGAAACCCCAAGTGTGTTACGGTACCGTTGAATGCCTGCAAACTAGTGCCCACGGAGGATGATAGCTTCCTCTTCTTCAAACTGATTTTATCAAAAAGTATGGCATACATAATTTCGTAGAAAAATTCCCCCCGTCAATCAGGATCCTTGTACATTGAAGTTTCCTATTCTAGCCGTAATAACTAACTGAAAAACCTCTGTGGGAACACCGTCTATCTTTTCCATGTCTTTAAACCCTAATATAAGCCTTTATGTTCACTAATATCTCCCCATTTCCTTTTCCTGCCTTCAATTTCGTGATTTCTCCCTTTTAGGTTTCTTCTAAATGGGATAACCATCTTGTAATGGAAGCAACACGTGGGTGTTCTTCTTGTTGAAGGTAAAGTGACATGGAAGTTGCATTGGGGATAGATCATGGATAAATATGGTGTGGTGCTCTTAGTTAATCCGCAATTGTGTTTTAGATGTTGATAAGTCATTCAACTTTACCTTGTGTCCTAAACCTTACCTGGAGTCGTTGGAGTTTTTGAGACATTTTAGTTCCTAAAAACAACAATCTCGGCAATGAAGATGACGACATGACTTCAAAAGTTATTAGATCTGGAACATCTACCTCAAGAAGAGGATATCTTTGTTCAGACATGATGGGGATCTACTCAATATAGGCTGGTATGAAAGCGTTGTGATGACTAGTGAATCAAGTCTCTATAGAGACCATCTTCGACAACTAAAGGAGCTATCGATGTCTAGATCGCTTAAAAGAAACAAATGTAATGAAACAACAAAGAAAATCTTAGAAGTTTAACGTAGAGTTTCATGAGAATCAAGAGACGATTCTCACTAACGACACCATTATTCCAATGTGGAACAAAAAATTGATAGTATATTGGCAGAGTCCACCGTGGAAGGTCTCTAACAAGGTGGTGGAGGTCTCTGAGAGACGAAAAGAGGGTGTACCTATAAGATTAGCATTCAAACATCAAAGCTAATGAagttagagagagagagagagaggtaaTTAGCCAATTTATAATGAGTTATGAATGACCAATATAATGGCCCCCAGTGAACACGTCGCTCTATGTTGGGGACCGTTGTATGGATTTTAACGATTGAGATTAGTGTGGTGTCTAACTTTAGTGTTGGACCTCTTAGCTATAGTACATATGTTTGTCATGCTGAATGGACGGAGCTTTAGATTAGACTTTTGTATTAGGTCGGTTTTATTTGGTTGTTTGACCGATTGGAGATAGTCTTATAGTTAGAAACCAAGGTACTAGTAATCATTACATATAATCAAATCGGGCTAAAAACATATGACATAtaacatttgtttgtttgtttgacAAGGCATACATTGATTCTTAGAAATCATATAGACTTTCTTGAAGAATTGATAGACCCACCAAAAGGGACATGATTTTTCAACGTCTAACCGTGCAAGTCTTAGTATATACATACATTATTCATTTTCATGTGTTTCCCTATTTGTTGAAGTACAAATGTGTCCGTTATGGTGACTAAGATTTCTGTTTGTATATTCATTTACAAGGTTTCCAAAAATGTTTAGAGTATTGTGGGAGTGTAACCAATGGTAGTGGATAAAGATGATGGTGATTTTCAAGATATAGCAATCGTCTATTTCAATATGGCTACAAAGACACTCCAATTAATTACACCTTTGAGATTAAGACACCAATCATGAGTGAACATGAAGTTTCTAAGTCCAGCTCAATTTTCTCAAATGTGATTAATTGATTGATTCTATTTCTTCAATGCGTATGTCATATTTGACCAATTATATAGGATGATCAAAATTTTATATATGGTCAAAAGAAAGAAAAGCAGAAGTAGTTAAGTGTTTACATGATTTAAAGTATATAAAAGTTTATTGCAGAACTAACACgttattaaaaaatatttatttttctatttgCTATTATTTGATTAGAAAACTAGGAAAACAAATAATTAGGAGCTGTTTAGTTTcaaaaaatatttattaatttatttatttcattttaattctaAGATTGTCACCTTATTTTTATACTTTTTCTTGTTTCAAAAGGTTTATACACAAAACAAGGTAAAAGGATATTTTTCAGACATAGTTGAAAATATAAAGCAAGGAGAATAAAAATGACAACTTGTAATTTTAAATTGATACGAAAACATAATCAATGTATCTATTTTAATGTTGGCGGAAAATTCTCGTTTTGATTGGACATTGGTTAAATTTGAGTTTTCTCATATATTCGAAATTGAATATAATGGTGGGTAAAGATTTTAACTTTTGTGTCACACTTTTATTAAATTCGTCGTGCGTAAAAGTGGATCTAGATTTCATCTCCAAAAAAACAAATTTAACATATGTAAGACAGAGAGAATAAATATAAAGcaaagaatatatatatatatatatatatatatatatataatatatatatatatatatatatatatatatatatatatatatatatatatatatatatatatatatatatatgatctTGAACAAGAGGAAAATAGTCCTAGGATCTATAAAGTGAGGgatcttattttattttaaaataaataaaatatataattaattatattaaataaattataaaataaaaaataaacatcAATTTGTCATTGAGCCTAATAGAAGTAAAACAAATTTAAAACAGGCTAATAAAGGTGGTGGATTTGATCCGGTTGAATTTATTTTTTCTAATTATTGTCGCATCATTTTTTTCTAATTACTCTTGCAGATTCGATCCTTCTCATTTCATTTTTCTAATTATTATTgtattcatttttttaattacTGTTGTTGTATAGTTTTTTTAATTATTATGATAAATGTTAATGATTTAAACTATTTAAAGatgaataaaaaatataaaaaataaataaaattgaaGATTTAATgtattttctttcaatttttaattattgttttatttatttattttataattattaatttttattttattttatttttataatcTTATTTATTAGTTATTTAATGATAATTTGGAGACACTAAAATATAAAGACTTAGTTGAtgaatatttttcaaaataatattttGAGAAAGACTCTTTTTAAATAATTAGAAAGCTTAAGTTGTATGAATTTTTTTATAGCTTAAATAACACTTTGAATTTTTTGTTGTTTGATTTGGTGAATATATAACTGTTTTTAtacattattttttattattaaaattttatttatttttaatttagGTATTTTAAAATTAGAATAGAATTTTTAGATTAATTAAATCAGTTCTGGATAGTGACACATGTGATTACgtttaattaatttattttttaaaattattatcaTTGTTGACGTATTGGTATCGTGTACGATTGTTGGTGTCATGTACGATATTGAAGGCGCGCATACCGCTGAAGCTCTTGCTGGTTTTGTAAATATGAAATGAGGTATTTTTTGTGAATGTATAAACGATTCTTGTATTCTTTTTCCGGAATATTTAGCATAAGGTCGTTCTTTCTTTGTTAATTTCATGATTTCATACACATTTTTAAGAATTACTTGGTTTTACACATATTGAGTCAATATTATGAATACTTATCAGTATAATCTAACCACCCCAtgttttttttcaattttattcatGTATTATAGATTGTCACTAATACATTATATATTTCCTTAATAGTTAGTCGTGTTCTTATAGcattttgaatattttttaaCTTTATTCTGTTGGCGCTAGTTTTTGATATGTTATTAAGAAATATTACAAAGTATGGTAATTTTCACTTGTGACTAGCTATATCAAGgttgatcctaatattttttttattatttagttaGACTTATGAAAATGTTGTCGCGGTGTTCAGGTCGGAAGAGAAAGTAGTTATAGCTAATGTTAACACTGACAAATACAAGGATTTGTCAGAGAAGTGAGTGAAGTAAAATCTTTTTATTTGACGAATACAAGAATGTTTTTTCAATTGTATTTCTTTTACTAATGgtccatttttattatttttttatggACCTCTAAAAAGTCGAGACCGACCATATATATGACGCCTCTAATAACTTTTTACCAAGGTGTCAAACTTAGTAATATGACACATCTGATAACTCTTTACCGTATATCCTTATAATAAAATTCATCGTTTGATAGAATGgtattatcatatagatcatcttTATAAAATTTAAAAACAATCGAGAATCATTTCATATGTTAAAGAGAAGAATCGAAATTAATGGTTTTGTTAAAATTTTGTAAGACATTAATTTTTATGCATCTCGTTGACATATCAAATGATTTTCGACTGATATTAAATTTTATAGAAATGATTTATATGATAATAGCTTTCAATCCAATGGTGGATTTTACTATACGGATGTGTGGTGAAGAGTTATTGgaaaattaaaaagaaaataaaggaGTACCAGTTTTGGGAGAAAAACCAAAGTAAAgacaaacaactacaacaaccCCAACCACTATAGGAGGAGGTCACACCCTACAAAAAATAAGAAAGAAAAGAACATAAATTAGAACCCAAACAAAGTTAGATGTCCCTAATTCAAGAACACATGTAACTGCAATGAAATCACAAAATAACACGACAAAAACACATCCAAGGGAAGCCAAAGCCACACATATTACTATCAGCTCAGAAACGGGATAAGGTTTTCAAACCAGACCGAAAAGACACAAGAGTTTTCCACAAACCTACCGAGATGCCATTTTCAAGGCAAAATGATGCTCATTTCTTCCATGTCTTTTGGTGTCACCGATGAACAAAAAAACTATATCATTCTGAATTTTCCAAATCGACCAAACCACGACGCAAAATCATTCTCAACCCCTCTCTAGTCCTAGAACCACCACTCGAATGAATAAACATCTAGAAAAAGGTTCAAAGTATCTTTAGGAAAAACATCACATCATCCCAACCACCTAAAAATCTTAGACCAAACAAAGGATGCAATCTCATAGGTTACAAAGAGATGAGAGGACGACTCAATGAGAAACGAATAGAAGGGAGACAAATTAGTCCCAGAGGAAAAAAGAACTCCCAACTTAAGTAAGTTTTCTCTAGTAGAGATACGATCATAAAGAAGGTGTCAAAAGAAAATTATAACTTTTAAGGTGGGCTAACTACACCAAATAAATTGAAGAACTAACTCTGGGGAGAGACTTGACGACATAGGGAAACTCTCGGGCCAAAAGAAAGGAGTACGATAGAAGACACAAAATAAGCATCATCACTCGACTCGCGCCACCTCCACACATCACTTTCAAAATAAGAATTCAATTTTATAACCATATATTGAAGATCATTAAAAAGAGTCAACTCGTAGTCAAGGAGAAAAACTTTCCTCCACTTGAGGTCCCAGATCCACCTCTCCCCCTCCCATCTACCGACCTCCCTTACAGACTTAGAGGCATGGTCAAAAATTGGAAAAATCTAGGGAATCTAAGATGAATGAGATTATTTCCAACCCAAACATCCTCCCAAAAGGAGGTAAGGAGACCAAAATTAACTTTCAAGGAGAGGTCATCCAATAACCAGTCAAAAGTGTCATCAGCTTTAGCACCTAGAAGAGAAACACCTCTCCATCAAGGTCGTTCTTATCAGAGACAACCGACTCTGCTTCCCAGGATAAAATTAATAGAGGCTACTATGTATCTGGCCAGGAGAATATCATGCCAAATTTCAAAAGCCCCCAAAAGTAGGCGCCAACTCCACTTACCCAAAAAGGCCAAGTTGACCAACCAAATGTCACGAACACCAAGGCCCTAAGCTTCTTAGGCTTGCAAACATCCACCAACTTGACGTAAGCAATCTTAGACTCCTCTTTCACACATCCCCAAAAAAATCTCATATGGATCTTCATTATCTTCTTCCAAACCTTGACATACATCTTTAAAATAGATAAGAAAAAGATATGAATGACATTAAGAACAGAGTTATGAAGGATCACTCTTCCTCCCAGGGAGACATGTATATGCTTCCACGAAAGAAGCCTTATAGATAAGAGATTAACTAGAGGTTGCCTTATAGATAATGGAGAAACTCACATGCAAGGTCTAAGAAAGTCTGGTCAGAATTCATCCCAATGAGAGAGCTTTTAGCAAAATCTACATGAAGTTCTAAGGCGAGCTCAAACCTACAGAGAATAGCCTTAATGGCCTGGAGATTTTCTATAGTAACATCAACCAGAATAATTGTTGTGTCTGCATACTGATGATGGGATACCACCGAGTCCAAGGATCTCCTCTAATACCTGATAAAATACGCATATCTACAGCCCTAGAATTCAGACCACTCAAGCGCGACAACCCGGAGAAAGAGGAAGGGAGCTTGGGGGTCTCCTTGCTTCAACCCCTTTTGGATACTTATCTCTTGGGTCGGGACACCACTAACTAAGACAACAAGATTTCCAAAAAAACATACAAGCCCTAATCTAGCTTCTCCACTTATCATTAAATCCAAATTTGGAAAGCATATAGTCAAGAAAGGATTAGTTAATAGAGTCATAAGCTTTCTCAAAATCAAATTTGAAATGGAGACAAGATTTCTTACTTCTCTTAACTAGATCCACAAGCTCATTCACAACAACCACCTCATCCACTAAGAGTCTACCTTTAAGAAAGTATGTTTGGTTAGAGGATATGAGCTTATCCATAACACTAGAGAGCCTAGAGACCAAGACCTTAGCAAGGATCTTATAAAGAGATCCGACCAAAGAAATCGGTATAAAGTCCCCTAAATGAGAAGGGGAGTCAACCTTTGGGATCAAGGTAACAAAGAAGGAGGAAAAGCTATGGGAGAGAGTAGCAAATTGATGAAACTAATCTCTAAGGAGAGACCAAAACCTCTCGAAGAAGGAAAAGCTATGGGAGAGAGTAGCAAATTGATGAAACTAATCTCTAAGGAGAGACCAAAACCTCTCGAAGAAGGAAAAGCTATGGGAGAGAGTAGCAAACTGATGAAACTAATCTCTGAGGAGTGGCCAAAACCTCTTGAAGAAGGAGAGATTGAAACCATCCGGATCACGATTCTTATTGTCATCATAAAAAGAAACCGCACAATCAATCTCTGATAAAAGAAAAGGTACAGTAAAACTAACATTATCCTCCTCTAAATAATAAGTTTTACTTTACAAATATAAGATTAATTTTTAATATGCGATCAAACTCTATCCAACATATTGTTGAGCTATTCCTTATCGGATCACAACTTATATTgattatttttcaatttttgtgACTTTATCTTTATTTTTGAGACCTAAATATCATCTCTCgtataaataatttatttaataattcatACATCTTTTCTTTACACTAAACTTTTAAAACTTTTAAAAGTCATTAAATTGTAAAGTAGCCTAATCCTTTCTCCCTAATAAGGCAGTGCCCGCAAGAATCCTTGAATATGGATGCAAATTGATTGCTTTAGTTACAATAATTTCATTAGGGACACTAAGGAAAAAAAATAGTAAATTTTTTGAAAAGGGGATAAACCTTGAAAAAGTCAAAACCCAATTAAGTTTCATTACATTGATTAATAGAATGAACAAAGATTTTGTATGCTATATGCATTCAACACTTTTTCTAGACAAACacctttttatttttcttctttaCTAATTAGGGACAATCTTGTTTGATTAAATGGCTAAACAAATTTGACAACTTGTCAATCATTCTAGTAACGTGGTCCCACCAATACATATATAGAGTGTGACATTGGATTTTGTATACTATTATGGCAGGGTAGGACCCATCTACTTTCTTTATCATCTTATTATAAGGTAATTAAGGTCTCTATATATAAATGAAGTCCTCAAAAACTCATATATACTAAATTGTCTCAACTCAAGAGGGTGTTTTGGAGAGATGGGCCATCGTTGTTGCAGCAAACAGAAGATCAAAAGAGGATTATGGTCTCCAGAAGAAGATGATAAGCTTGTTACATATATCACAACTCATGGACATAAAAGTTGGAGTTCTGTCCCAAAGTTTGCAGGCATTATTTCTCTCCTTCTATAGTACTTGTATAtttttgtgtttatttttttGTAGTCGGTGAAAAGATTGAGCACGACGAACGTGTGGCTTGGAGCATTATGACTTTTGATATTATCACGAAATATCAAGAATCATAATGCGGCTGCCTTTTAATATTTTGTGTTTGATTGTGTAGGCCTACAGAGATGTGGAAAGAGTTGTAGGTTAAGATGGACAAATTATTTGAGGCCGGATCTAAAAAGAGGTTCCTTCACTGCCGAAGAAGAACATATCATAATTGACATACATAGAATTCTCGGAAACAGGTAAGCATATAATAAAAGTGTCTCAGACAATTTACTAGTTGTATTTCACATGTTTGTTGGTTGTCACATGATAGTATAGATTCTATGCAAATGTCATCTTTAAAGGTATGCAAGACGAACTACAGCATAAAACTTAAAATTTGTTACGACTAAATTGTGGATAAATAATATCTTATAAAATGTTAGTCACAGTTAAACCCTGATTAAATAGGGTGTCTAATTTTTTTGTCATGATTAAACTACGATCTGCAAAAACTTTAGACCGCAGGCGGTATGTCTGTAACCCTTAATACAAGTTTGGTAGagttcatctccatgatgcatgTATTATTTATGTGATGCAGGTGGGCACAAATAGCAAAGCACCTTCCTGGTAGAACTGACAATGAAGTGAAGAATTTTTGGAACTCATGCATTAAAAAGAAGCTCATATCTCAAGGGTTAGATCCACAAACTCACAATTTACTTTCTTCTCGTAAAAGAAACAACTCATCATATCCAAACTCCAATTCCATTTTGATTCTTACTTCACAAATGACACCAAATGCTACTTATCTAGTTGAAACAACAAGCCAAACCTTTTCTCCACCAAGCATTATTCAAACTCCTTCTACAATTGTTTCCACCAACCAATATCAGACATCCTTCCATGTAAATTCAAATCAACTATATGTCCCCGAGCAGGAACAGGCTCGAATGTTACCCGAGAACATATCGAATATTTGTTCTTCATCCTGCTTAGACACTACGGATGTCGAAATGTCTAAGAATGAAGAAGGATCACAAGCTCAAGTGGAGGAAGAGAAGGAGAAGATGTATGAGAAGGGAATGGATTTTAGTGAAATGAATGGTTGTTTTGAGGGTTCTAAGTTTGATTTTGGGTTGTTGGAGAGTGTACTAAACTCTGAGTTTATATCTCATGATATAGATTTTATGGATGAACTTGCATGGAACTTTTAGACCATGCTCTAATAATTTTGATATCCATCGTTTATGTATATATTATTAGTGAGTTTCCTTCATAAAAGACCACACAAAAATTCAGAAAGAGCTTTCACACTCTTTACGAAATTCTGTTCGTAACAATAATAACTTCTAGAATTCATATCAATCAAGGGAGGTTTTTTGTTTACTTGCGGATTTACTTGTGATTTTTTTTATTCAATTGAATGTATGTTTAATAGCTGGATTTACTTgtgattttatttatttattgtgTTCTTATTTGCGGGTCACTTCGTGAGCAAAATAAATCGCAAGTAAATCTCTAGTAAAAAACGAAATAAAAGAAATTACAAGTATATACACAAGTGATACctttaaaatattaaaataaattattaaattattGACTTTATTCGTTAAAATTGATAGAAAAtctttttttataaatattttaatatttatacATTATATTATACATTAAACCTCAAAGTAATTgcaatatataaaaaaattaacTTCAGGTACTTTAAATAGTAAATTTAAAACTCTAAATTTTTTGTCTTATTATCTTTTTTTAAATAAACTAAACAAAATTGAATTATACTGTTATACAGTACCATTCATTAATTCATTTATATTTATGAATATGATTATAAAATGTTGGTTGCACATGAAcctaaataaaataaattaataaaataataaaactagtatattttatatatacatatacgGTATATGTGTTAAAACTGGTGTACACGTATCCTTTATGTAATTTTAAGTGTTAATTTTTACAATACATTAAGTAATATTTTGCATTATAGATCTTTTGGGCTAAATACATTATAACTTATTTTTTTCTATTGTTTATAGCAATTGATTCAATGCTACCATTATCCGTCCTTCTGTTCATCCATATTGAAGATGAATTTCACAGTTCATCTTATTCTCTTTGTGAATCTGATAAGGAGAGAAAGGATCGAGAGTGATGTAGAAAATCAGTATTGTATTACATGAAGTGATTTACAACAGTGCAAGTTTTAAACTACGTGAACATTAGTTCGATTAACAGAGTTAACTTTTTAACTGCTATCAAAACTAGTGAACAAGCTTATCTACTTTATCTCTAACACCCCTTCTCAAACTTAAGGGGAATGTCTTGCACATATGACCTTGACTTTGCCTCTTAATTCTTGAAAAGCATCTGAACCAAGGGGCTTAGTTAGTGTGTCTGATATTTGAGCAGCAGCTGGAACATATTGGATTAGCATTCTTTTAGCAACTCACTCTTTCTCGGACAAAATGAATCTAACTCTATGTGTTTGGTGTTTGGGGCGAGCATGTAAAATTGGATAGTGCGATAGTAAAACATCACTAAGATTGTAACATAAGAGTGTGGGTGTGTGAAAATGAATTTTGAGTTCCGTTAGTAAAGATTCTAACCATAGTAGTTCAGATGTCATGTGGGCCAGCGCTTGGTATTCTGCCTCTATGCTGGAACGTGCCACTAGGGACTACATTTTGGATCTCCAAGAAGTTAGATTCGGACCAAAGAATATACACTATCCGGAGGTCGATCTCCTATCGTCTGGATCACTAGTCCAATCAGAGTCACCAGATACTCTGAGAGAGAACTTGAGAGCTGAAATAAAGGGAGATAGCAGCAGGTCATATAACAAAGTACCACTCAGATGTCTCAGAATTCTTCTAACAACTGACCAATGAGTATCAAGAGGACATGCCATGAGCTGACATGCTTTATTGACACTGAATGAAATGTATGGCCTTGTTAAAGTAACATATGAGGATCTAAAAATTGATTAGTGTCATGCTTGCTGAGTTTACATGTGCTCAGCATAGGAGTTGGAATACCATTACCATTTTCCATCTTTGTTCTTGAGAGGAGGTCCTTTATGTATCTGGACTAAGTAACACGGATCCACTGTTGTGAAATTTGACTTCAATACCTATAAAATAACTAGGCAAATGTATGATGCATTTTTTTATTAGATCATGAATAAATGCAAAACTAGAGCCAATAATAAAAATATCATCTACATAGATAAGTACATATAGAGATATACCTTGTTGTCAGTATATAAAGAGAGACTTATCACATTTAGAAGCGATAAAATCAAATTGTGGAAGGGCTTGAGTCAACTTCTCATACCATGCCCTTAAGGCTTGCTTGAGACCAAAGATAGCTTTATTGAGTTTGCACACTAGACTTTTATTAGCACTCACAAAGCCACGAGGCTAAGTCATATAAACCTCTTCTTGAAGGGTGTCATTCAAAAAGGCATTGTTGACATCAACTTGTTGGATGTCCCATTTATATGTTATAGCAAGGGTGAGGATTACTCGAATGGTTGTTGGCTTTACAACTGGAGAAAAAGGTTATGTAAAGTCAAATCCTTGTTCTTGATGATAGCCTTTGGCAAGAAGTTTGACTTTGTATTTGTTTATACTCTCATTCATATTTTCTCTGACTTTAAATACCCATCTGCTGTTGGAAATAAACTTTTTTTGTGTTTAAGGAAAGTGTGTGGGAATATTAGAGGCTAGAATATAAATTTGATAGGTAGGagaattatttatggaagagagaaCTTTATATTTGTGCTTGATATAAAAGTGTAggattacatctctatttatagtactctaagaagaactctagacacactaattctagagagtTCTAAACTCtagacattcaaagagtattctagaaaatattacaatcCTAAGAAATATCTAGATACTCCAAATACTACAAGAGTTTTCTAGAAACATTACCCAAAAGAAACTAAGCCCAAAATTACTAAACCCAAAAATCAAATAATAAGGTTAGGCccaaatcaagtttaatatttcaacatcCCTCCTTAAACTTGATTTCTGACTCCAAACATATTACTTACCTTCACGAAAGTTTCCAACTTAAGTGGTTTGGTGAAAATGTCAGCAGCTTGACTATAGACATCACATACTTcaacttcaccttcttcttcTCGATGTATTCTCTTATGAAGTGGTAACGGGTGTCGATGTGCTTACTTCTTTCATGAAATACATGATTCTTTACCGAAGCAAGTGTTGATTTATTATCAACATATATTTCCACAGGATCTTCTTGTGGTATTTTTAACTCTTTCAACAAATTCCTTAGCCAAATTTCATGACAAACACATGATGTGGCGGCGACATGCTCAGTTTCACAAGTTAACAGTGTGAGGATAGGTTGCTTTTTTTGACATTAAGTGAAAGCAGTATCTCCCATAAAGAACACAAAACCAATAGTGCTCTTTCTATCATCCAAGTCTCCACTTCA from Lathyrus oleraceus cultivar Zhongwan6 chromosome 1, CAAS_Psat_ZW6_1.0, whole genome shotgun sequence includes:
- the LOC127115369 gene encoding transcription factor MYB86, whose translation is MGHRCCSKQKIKRGLWSPEEDDKLVTYITTHGHKSWSSVPKFAGLQRCGKSCRLRWTNYLRPDLKRGSFTAEEEHIIIDIHRILGNRWAQIAKHLPGRTDNEVKNFWNSCIKKKLISQGLDPQTHNLLSSRKRNNSSYPNSNSILILTSQMTPNATYLVETTSQTFSPPSIIQTPSTIVSTNQYQTSFHVNSNQLYVPEQEQARMLPENISNICSSSCLDTTDVEMSKNEEGSQAQVEEEKEKMYEKGMDFSEMNGCFEGSKFDFGLLESVLNSEFISHDIDFMDELAWNF